Sequence from the Sphingomicrobium clamense genome:
CCCGTTCCTTTCTCTCAATAGCGACAATTTCTGGATCGACGGGCCGGCCGACAGCCTGCGACTGCTGGCGCGGCATTGGGACGACGAGAAGATGGACGCGTTGCTGCTGCTGGTCCCGCACGCGCGGGCCTACTGCCATGCAGGCAAGGGCGATTTTCATCTTGATCGACAGGGCCGCGTGCGCCGCCGCGAAGCGCGGAAGGTTGCGCCTTATGTTTTTACCGGGATCCAGATTGTCTCGAAGCGGCTGCTAGAAGGCGCGCCCGACGGCAAGTTCTCGACCAACATCCTTTGGGATCGTGCGATCGAGCAGGGGCGGCTCTACGGCACTGTCCATCAGGGCCTCTGGTTCGACGTCGGCCGGCCGCAATCGATCACGCAGACTGAAGCGGTGCTGAGCGATGAGTGAGGGCCACGCGCCGGACACTCGCCCTACCGTCTATTCCATCGCGGCTCACCGCAGCTTTGCCGACGCGCTCGCGATCGGGCTGATCCGTGAGCATGGTAAAGATCCGCTTGCGCTGGCACGCGGGCGCATACTCCTGCCCACCAACCGCGCCGTGCGCGCGGTGCGCGAGGCGTTCGTCCGCGCGTCGGGAAGCGGTCTGCTGCTCCCGCGCCTCATTCCGATCGGCGATCCCGAACTGGTCGAGCGTATCGGCGCCGCGCTCGATCCCGCCGATCACGACGATCCGCTTCCCCCTGCCATCGCCCCGCGCGAGCGACAGTTGGCGCTGGCGAAATTACTGGCCGAGGGCGGCGCAGGTGCGGTCGAGGCGATGCGCAGGGCGCAGGATCTCGGCGCGCTTCTCGACCAGCTCGAAGTTGAACAGGTCAGCCCGCTTGCGCTTCGCGAACTCGCGGCCGATCACCCCGATCTTGAAGACCATTGGGAGCGATTGCTCGGGCAATTGGCGCTGCTCTTCGATCGTTGGCCAGCCTTGCTGGAAGCGCGTGGCCAGACGAGCCTCGCGACGCGGCGCAATGCGCTTCTGGGCAGCCTGGCCGAACGCTGGCGCAAGGCACCGCCCGAGGGTTTCACCATCGCCGCCGGGATCACCACCGCCGCGCCGGCCGTGGCCGGACTGCTGTCTCGTGTCGCGCGGTTGCCCGAGGGAGCGGTCATCCTGCCCGCGCTTGCGATGGAACGGGAGATGCCGACGGCCGAGTGGGACGCGCTGCGTCCGGAAGGCGCCGCGCCGCAGCTCACCCATCCGCAATATCATTTGCGCCTGCTTCTCGATCGCATGGGTGTGGCTCGGGACGAGGTGGAGCCATGGCGCCACGGAGGACGCGCCGCCGCGCCGGCCGTACGCGCCCGCGCGGTTGCGCACGCGATGGCGAGCGCGGCCTTTTCGGACAAATGGGTAGGACTCGCGCCGCCCGAGCGTCGCCTAACTGGTGTGCGGGTCATGGAACTGCCCGACCCGGCGATCGAAGCGACCGCCATCGCCATCGCGATGCGCGAAGTGCTGGAGACTCCGGAAAAAACCGCCGCGCTTGTGACGCCGGATCGCCAACTCGCGCGGCGTGTGTCGCAGCAGCTCAGACGCTGGGGCATCCATGCGGACGACAGCGCCGGGACGCCGCTTTCGCAAACGCCGCTCGGGACGCTCTTGCTGGGGATCATCGACGCGGTGTCGGAGCGGTTTGCGCCGGTGCCGCTGCTCGGTCTAATCAAGCATCCGCTTGTCGGACGGGGCGATCGCGGCACGTGGCTTCGCCATGCCCGCAAGCTCGACGGTAAGCTGCGCGGGCCGCGTCCGCCTGAGGGGATCGAAGGACTCGATCGCCATTTCGGCGACCTCGACGCATGGAGCGCCGTGCGGCCCAAGATCGTCGAGATCGACGCGCTTTTCTCGGACAAGATGGCAGTGGGCGAAGTAGCAGGCGCGCTCCGCCGTTCGGTGGAAATCCTTGCCGGTGAGCAGGCCTGGGCCGGGCAGGCAGGACGCGTCGCAGGTGAGTTGATCGCGGGGCTGGAACAGGACGACACGCAACTGTTCGTCGAGCGCCGCGAAATGGCGACGCTGTGGCGCGACCTGCTCGATCAGGAAGCGGTGCGGCCTGTCTATGGCGGGCATCCTCGGCTCAACATTTGGGGCCTGCTCGAAGCGCGGTTGCAGCAGGCCGACGTGATGATCCTCGGCGGGCTCAACGAAGGAAGCTGGCCCGCAGCACCCAAGCCCGACCCTTGGCTGGCGCCACGGCTACGGCGCGAACTCGGGCTACAAGGACTCGATTATCGCACCGGGCTGGCCGCGCACGACCTGATCAGCGCGCTCGGTGCGCCACGTGTCATCCTGACCCGTGCCGTTCGCGACGGGCGCTCGCCGACGGTCGCATCGCGCTTCCTCTTGCGGCTCCAGGCGATGACGGGCGGACTGGCGCGCGATCATCGCATCGAGCGCCTGGCCACCTCGATCGACAACCATCTGAAATTGAAGCCCACCGAACGCCCGCGTCCGACCCCGCCGCCCAAAGATCGACCGCGCGATATCTACGTCACTGCGGTCGACCGGCTGAAGGGCGATCCGTTTGCCTTCTACGCGCAGGCCATGTTGCGGCTGCGGGCGCAGGACCCGGTCGACGGCGATCATCATGCCAAGTGGAAAGGCGACGCGGTCCACAAGGTGCTCGAGGACTGGCTGGAAAAGGATCGGTGCGATCCCGCCAAGCTCCGCGATCGCGTGCTGGCGATGCTTGATGACGAGGCGCTCCATCCCATGCTGCGCGCGCTGTGGGAGCCGCGCTTGATGGAAGCGATCGACTTCATGGGCGCGAAGGTCGAGGAGGGACGCGCCGAAGGACGCGAACCGCTCGCCGCCGAACGGCGTGGCAAGCGCATGATTGGGGACGTCACACTTCACGGCATCGTCGACCGGATCGACCGCATCGGCGACAAGGGGCTGGCAATTGTGGACTACAAGACCGGCAAGCCGCCGTCGCTGACCGCGGTGCGCGAAGGCTTTGCGCTGCAACTCGGTCTGCTCGGCCTGATTGCCGAAGCTGGTGGTTTCGAGGGTATCGAGGGCGCACCGAGCGCACACGAATATTGGTCCCTCGCCAAACGCTACGGCAAGATCGGCTTCGTCATGGGCGTCGACGACGGGGCGGCAGGCGATTTTCTCGACACAACGCTCGCCCATTTCATCGACTTGGCCGACGACTATCTCACGGGAAACAAGCCCTTCACCGCCAAACTCAACCCGGCCTATGCGCCCTATGGCGACTATGACCAGTTGATGCGGCTCGACGAATGGTACGGCCGCGAATGAGCAACCTAGTCTTCCGACTTGCCCGGCTTTGGCTTGGACTTGCGCTTCGACGCGTAGAGAAGCGCGGCGGCGAGGGCTGCGGATCCGATGCCGACCGCAACGGTCTTCTTTCCGATCAGCGGCTTCTTGTCGGGGCTCTGCTCGTCGCTCATGCTTATCCTTCGGGGTTGGGTGTTTCCCGCGATGTAATGATCGCGGCGCGTGGTGCAAGGGCGAATGTGGGAGGGGCGCGATGAGCCGTCGCTTCAAACCGCTCGACACCTTGCTCGGCAACCAGGCTGCGGCTTCCGACCCGTCCGCGCATGCTGCGCTTTCGGCTTCGGCGGGAACAGGCAAAACCCATGTCCTGACCGCGCGTGTGCTCCGACTGCTGCTGCAGGGCGTCCCGCCCGAGGCGATCCTGTGCCTGACTTTCACCAAGGCGGCAGCGGCGGAAATGGCAAACCGGATCGGTGGCCGCCTGGCGAGCTGGGCGCGGCTCGACGATGCCCGTCTGGGCCTCGAGCTGGCAGCGCTCTACGAGCCCAACGATCCTCCCACCCGCGAACGTGCCCGCCGCCTGTTCGCGACCGTCCTCGAAGCGCCCGGCGGGCTCAAGATTCAGACCATACATGCCTTCAGCCAGGCGCTTTTGTCGTCATTTCCCGCAGAGGCGGGGATCGCGCCCGGTTTCGAACCGCTCGACGAACGCGGTGAGGAAGAGCTGGCGCGCCAGGTGCTGGCCGATGTCGCATCGGAGGCAGCGGCATCGCCCATGCCGCAGGACCGTCAATTCCTCGAAGACCTGAAGACCCTGTCACTGCGCCTCGGCGAGCAGGGGGCGGTTGACTATTTGCGCAGCGCCGCGCGCCATCCTGCAGCGATGCGCGACCTGCCGGACGACGACGCGATCGACGAGCGAGTGCGCCTGCTGGTCGGGCTGCCCGAGGGCGAAATTGACGCCTACCTTGCCGAGCAGTGCAACGACTTCCGTTTCGACCGGCGGCTGTGCGACGCGCTGATCGAGGTCAATCGCGCCTGGGGAACGAAGACGGGCAGCGCGGTCGTTGACCGGCTGAAGACGTGGCTCGAGTTACCTGACGGCGAGCGAATGGACGGGCTGTCCGAGATGGCCAAGGATATCGTTACCCAAAAGGGCGAGCCATCTAAAAAGCAGAAAGACCAAGCGCTTGCCGCCCGACTTGCCGACCGCGTGGCAGAGTTGAGCGGCCTGAAGGCCCGCGCGGCCATGGCCCGGGCGCAAGCTGCCGCGCTGCGAGCAGGCAAGCGGTTTTCGCGCGCCTACGAGGCTGCCAAACGCGCCGCCGCCGTCGCCGATTTCGACGACCTCATTCGCTGGACGCGCGGGCTGCTCGATCAGCCGGGCGTGGGCGACTGGATTCGCTTCAAGCTCGATCACCGCATCGACCATGTCCTCGTCGACGAGGCGCAGGACACGAACGGCCGGCAATGGGCGATCATTCGCGCGCTGGTCGACGAATATTTCTCGGGCGCGGACGAGGCCGAGGATCGCTGGCGCACGCTCTTCATGGTCGGGGATTTTAAGCAGGCCATCTATCGTTTCCAGGGCGCCGACCCCAAGGAATTCGTCGCCGTCCGCAAGCTGTTCGACGAGAAAAGCCGCGAGCTGGCTGCCGTCGCGGGCGATGCCGATCGACCCCGCGCGTTCCGCGATCTCGACATTTCGAAGAGCTTCCGCTCGGCCGGGGCAATCCTCGACGTCACCGATCAGGTGATCGAGGAGGTCGGCGCGGAGGCGATGGGCCTGCCGCGCCACCCGCCGCCGCACGAGACCGCCCATCCGAATGCGCACGGGCAGGTCGAATGGTGGCCCGCTTTCTCGGTGGCGGACGCCGAAAACGGGGAGGAAGAGGGCGAGGAAAGCTGGGTCGAGCTGCGCGACCGCCTCTATGCCGATGCGCTCGCCGATGCAGTCGCGGGGATGGTCGGGGAGGGGACGGCGCCGGGCGACATCCTGATCCTGCTGAGGCGGCGCAGCGAGCTGGCCTCGCTGATCGTCGCCCGGCTCTATAGCGCCCATGTCCCGGTTGCAGGGGTCGACCGCCTATTCCTGTCGCGTCCGTTGGCAGTGCGCGACCTGATCGCGGCAATGGCCTTTGCCAGCCAACCCGACGACGACCTGACGCTCGCCTGCTTGCTCACCTCTCCGTTGGTCGGGTGGGATCATGACAAGCTATACGGGCTGGCGTTCGGCAGGGGCAACGACGTGTCGCTATGGCGTGCGTTGCGCGACCGGCGAGAGGATTTTGCCGACGCTCACGCCACTCTCTCGCAATTGCTCGCCGACGCCGATTACCTGCTTCCCTCGGCTTTCCTCGAAAAAATCCTGTCGGGGCCCATGCAGGGACGCGCCAAGCTGATCGGTCGACTGGGGCTCGAAGCGCGCGATCCGATCGAGGAACTCGTCAACAGCGCGTTCGATTTCGAGAGCGACGCCACACCAAGCCTCGACGAGTTCCTCGCGGCGATGAGGCGGGGCGAGGTCGAGGTGAAGCGCGAAGCGGGCGAGGCGGGCAATGCGGTGCGCGTGATGACGGTGCACGGCGCCAAGGGCTTGGAGGCGCCCGTCGTCATCCTCGCCGACGCCACCGCCGATCCAGAACGGATGGGCGGCGTGCGGTCGACGGTCGAGGTCGCGACCGACGAAGTCGAACGCACTCCGTTCCTGCGACCACGCAAGGACGAATTGTGCGAACCCTTCACCTCGATCATCGAGCAAGAGAAAGAAGAGGAGCGCGAGGAGCATTGGCGACTGCTCTATGTCGCGCTGACCCGGGCCGCGAGTCGCCTGATCGTGACCGGCACGGCGCCGAAGAACGACAAACCCGTTGCAGGCGAAAGCTGGCACGCGATGGTCGCCCGCGCGATGGTTTCGCTGGGCGCCGCCTCGCTCGACGCGCCCTGGGGCGAGGGCGGGCTGATCCACCAGACGGGAAGCAAGCGGATGCGCCCTGCGCGTCGCAAGCGCGCGGCAGAACATCCGCCGCGGCCCGCCTGGATCGACGCGCCGGCACCGCCCGAAGCGCGCCCGCCCAGGCCGCTTGTCCCGTCGGCCGTCGAGGGTGAGGAGGAATTGCTCTTTCCGCCGCCATCCGCCGGTGATCGCACTGCAGCACGCCGGGGCATCCTGATCCACGCGCTCCTTGAACGCCTGCCACCTGTCGCCGCTGCGCAGCGACGCGCGACCGCCGACCGCTGGCTCGCAACGGCCATGGGTGTCGGAGATGCGGATCATCGCCGCGACATGATCGATGCGGCGCTGTCAGTGATCGACGATCCGGTCCATGCTGCCCTGTTCGGCCCTCACGCGCTGGCCGAGGCGCCCATTGCGGCGACCCTTCCGGACGGACGCGTCGTTGCGGGTACCGCCGACCGCCTGCTGGTGGAAACGGACCGGATCCTCGTCGTCGACTTTAAGACCGGCCATCAGGTGCCCGGCGGCGCAGCAGACGTCCCGACTGCCCACCGTGCGCAGATGCGCTCCTACATCGACGCGCTGCGCGTCATTTTTCCCGATCGCACAGTCGAAGGCGCGCTGCTCTATACGGCGGGACCGACGCTAATTCGCCTCGACGCTTGAGGTTCGCAGGCACGCACCCCATATCCCTTCGCGAACAAGAATTTCTGAAAGGAACACCATGGCTACCAAAGCTGTCACCGATGCCGATTTCCAGTCCGATGTGCTGGGCGCGGACAAGCCCGTCCTCGTCGATTTCTGGGCTGAATGGTGCGGTCCCTGCCGCATGATCGGCCCGGCGCTGGAAGAAATCAGCGACGAAATGGGCGACAAGGTGACCATCGCCAAGGTCAATATCGACGAAAATCCCGAAGCCCCCGCCAAGTATGGCGTGCGCGGTATTCCGACCATGCTGCTGTTTAAGGACGGCGAAGTGGTCGCGCAGAAGGTCGGCGCAGCGCCCAAGGGCGCGATCCAGCAGTGGCTCGAAGGCGCGCTCTAAACCGGCTTAACGTTTGATTTTTCGGGGCGCGCTTCCTAAACGCGCCCCGAACTATTTTCGCGCACGCAGACGCGCACGACACCCCAAGGGAAACTCATGGTATCCAACCTCGTCAAGACGCTGTTTGGCTCGTCCAACGACCGGCATGTCGCCAAGCTCATGCGGACGGTCAACGTCATCAACGACCTCGAGCCGCAGATGCAGGCGATGTCCGACGAAGAGTTGCAGGCGCAAACGGAGAAATTCCGCGCCCGTCTCGACAATGGCGAAAACCTTGACGACCTCCTTCCCGAAGCCTTCGCGACGGTCCGCGAAGCGTCGGTCCGAACGCTCGGCATGCGACACTTCGACGTGCAGATGGTGGGCGGCATGGCGCTCCATCGCGGCGAAATCGCCGAAATGCGCACGGGTGAGGGCAAGACGCTGGTTGCGACGCTCGCCTGTTACCTCAACGCGCTGCCCGGTAAGGGCGTGCACGTGGTCACGGTCAACGACTATCTGGCCGCGCGTGACGCGGAGTGGATGGGCGAGATCTACAAGTTCCTCGGCCTCCAGGTCGGGGTCGTCGTCCCCAACATTCCCGAGCAGGATCGCCGCGCGGCTTATCAGGCCGATATCACCTACGCGACCAATAACGAGCTCGGCTTCGATTACCTGCGCGACAATATGAAGATGAGCCGCCGACAGATGGTGCAGCGGCCGTTCAATTTCGCGGTGGTCGACGAGGTCGACTCGATCCTCATCGACGAGGCCCGCACCCCGCTGATCATCTCGGGCCCGACCGAAGACAAGTCGGAGCTCTACATCTCGGTCGACAAGCTCGTGCGCGAGCTGGGCGAGGAAGATTACGAGAAGGACGAAAAGCAGCGCAGCGTCGTCCTGACCGAAGAAGGCACCGAAAAGGTCGAGCGCCTCCTCGAGGAAGCGGGCCTGATCGAGGGCACCAACCTTTACGACGTCGAGAACACGCAGGTCGTGCACCACGTCAACCAGGCGCTCAAGGCCAATGTCCTGTTCAAGCGCGACACCGATTACATCGTGAAGGACGACAAGGTCGTCATCATCGACGAATTCACGGGTCGCATGATGGACGGACGCCGCTGGTCCGACGGCCTGCACCAGGCGGTGGAGGCCAAGGAAGGCGTCGACATCAAGCCCGAGAACCAGACGCTCGCCTCGATCACCTTCCAGAATTATTTCCGCATGTATCCGAAGCTCTCGGGCATGACCGGTACCGCGCTCACCGAAGCGCCCGAATTTTTCGATATCTACAAGATGCACGTCACTTCGATCCCGACCAACAAGCCGGTCGGCCGCGTCGACGAGGACGATGTCTTCTACAAGACGATCCAGGACAAGTTCGCCGCCATCGCTACCGAAATCCGTGAAAAGCAGGAGCTCGGCCAGCCCGTACTGGTCGGCACCGTGTCGATCGAAAAGTCGGAGATGCTGAGCGAATATCTCCAGAAAGAAGGCATCGAGCACAGCGTCCTCAACGCCCGTTTCCACGAAACCGAAGCGCACATCGTGGCGCAGGCGGGCCGCATCGGCGCGGTGACCGTGTCGACCAACATGGCGGGCCGCGGCACCGACATCCAGCTGGGCGGTAACGTCGATTTTCGGATCGAGGACGAGCTCAAGGACATGCCCGAGGGCCTCGAGCGCGACAAGGCGATCGAGAAGATCAAGGCCGAGGTTGAGGAAGAGCGCCAGCGCGTGCGCGACGTCGGTGGTCTCTACGTGCTCGGCACCGAACGTCACGAAAGCCGCCGCATCGACAACCAGCTACGCGGCCGTTCGGGTCGTCAGGGCGACCCGGGCCTGTCGAAATTCTATTTGTCGCTCGACGACGATCTGCTGCGCATCTTCGGACCACAGACCGCTTTCGCGCGGCTGATGAACAAAAATCTCGAAGACGGGGAGGCGATCACCCACCCGTGGCTCTCGAAGGCGATCGAGACTGCACAGAAGAAGGTCGAGGCGCGCAACTACGACATTCGTAAGCAGGTCGTCGAATATGATGACGTTATGAACGACCAGCGCAAGGTGATCTATGCCCAGCGCGAGGAAGTCATGGACGCCGACCAGGTCAGCGACGTGGTCGAGGACATGCGCCACGACACGGCCGCGGGTCTCGTCATCCATTACTGTCCGCCGGGCAGCTTCCCCGAACAGTGGGACCTTGCGGGCCTCAAGGAAGGCATTGCCGACATCTTCGAACTCGACATGCCGATCGAGGCTTGGGCCGAGGAAGAGGAAGTCGAGCAGGAGCTCTGGATCGACCGCATCGACGACGCTGCCAAGCAGAAGATGGACGCCAAGATCGAGGGTCTTGACGAGGAACGCTGGAAGCAGATCGAAAAGCAGGTCCTGCTCCAGTCGATCGACAGCAACTGGAAAGAGCATCTCTCGACGCTCGACGCATTGCGCCAGTCGATCGGGCTGCGCAGCTATGCCCAGCGCAAGCCGATCGATGAATATAAGCAGGAAGCCTTCATGCTGTTCGAGCGGCTGCTGGTGACCATCCGCGAGGAAGTGACCAAGGCGCTGACCCGACTGCAGATCCAGATCGAACAGCCGGCAGCGCCGCCGCCGGGCACGCTTCCCGATTTCATTACCAGCCACTTCGACCCGCTGTCGGGCGACGACAATAGCGCCGACATCGATGCGGAAACCGGTACGATCCGCTCAAGCCTGCCGCCGCGCCAGAGCCCGCGTCCGGGTGCGCCGCAGGCGGTGCTCGACGCCGCGCCCGAAGGCGAATTCACGGCACCGGGCAACCGCAACGCGCCATGCCCATGCGGGTCGGGGCGCAAGTATAAGCATTGCCACGGCGCGCTGGCGTAGGCCGCACGTTCACAAAGCTTGCAAATTAAGTGCGCCTCGGCTTCACGCCGGGGCGTATTCATTTGTGCCTGAGAGACTCGCATGATCGATCGCAACGCGCTGCGTCACGCCTACCGCCCCGAAGAAAACGCGCTCGTTTCGGAGCGCCTCAACCAGGCGCGGTTGAGCAAGGCGCAGGCGGGCGAGGCCGAGGCGATGGCACGCACGCTCGTCTCGGCAGTGCGCGAACACAAAGCTGCCGGGATCGACGCCTTCATGCAGGCCTATGACCTCGGGTCGGACGAGGGCATCGCGCTGATGTGCCTTGCCGAAGCGCTGCTGCGCGTGCCCGATGCGGAAACCGCCGACGACCTGATCGCCGACAAGTTGGCCGGTCCCGACTGGGCGGAGCGCCTTGGCGGGTCGAAGTCGACCTTCGTCAACGCCGCGACCTTCTCGCTGCTCTTGACCGGCGAAGTGCTCGAAAAGGCCAATGACCGGTCGGAAAACTGGCAGGCCGCCATCGGCCGTGCCGTGGGTCGCCTCGGCGAGCCCGTCATTCGCACTGCGGTCAACCAGGCGATGAAAATCCTCGGCAAGCAATTCGTCTTCGGCCGCACCATCGGCGAAGCGCTGCGCCGCGCCAAGCCCGAGCAGCGCAAGGGCTGGAGCCACAGTTTCGACATGCTGGGCGAGGCGGCCAAGACCTATGCTGACGCCGAGCGCTACGCCCAGGCCTACGAGAGGGCGATCGAGGAAATCGCCAAAGTTGCCAAAGGCGGGGTTCGCGAAGCGCCGGGCATTTCAGTCAAGCTCTCCGCGCTCCACCCGCGCTACGAATGGAGCCATGGCGAGGAAGCCAAGGCAGCGATCCTGCCCGTGCTCAAGAAGCTGTGCGCCAAGGCTGCGGCGGCCGACGTCCACCTAACCATCGACGCCGAGGAAGCCGACCGGCTCGAGCTGCAGCTCGACCTGGTCGAGGCCATCGTTGAGGCCGACGAGATCTTCGCCAGCGGCTGGGAAGGCTTCGGCCTCGCGATCCAGGCCTATCAGAAGCGCGGCCTCGAGGCGTGCGACTGGATCATCCGCCTCGCGCGCCAATATGACCGCAAGCTGATGGTGCGCCTGGTCAAGGGCGCCTATTGGGACACCGAGATCAAGCTCGCGCAGGTCGCAGGCCTGACCGACTATCCGGTCTTCACGCGCAAGCTGGCGACCGACGTCTCCTATCTCGCCTGCGTGAAGCTGCTGATGACCGCGCAGGATTGCATCTATCCCGCCTTCGCGACCCACAACGCCAATACCATCGCACAGGTGAAGGCGATTGCTGGCCCGCGCCAGGGCCGCCCCGGCTTCGAATTCCAGCGCCTCCACGGCATGGGTACCGAGCTCTACGAAGAGCTGCACAAGCTCGAGGAAGGCATCGGCGAAGAGCATACGCCGATCCGCCTTTACGCGCCCGTGGGGAGCCACAAGGAACTGCTCGCCTATCTCGTCCGCCGCCTGCTCGAAAACGGCGCCAACTCAAGCTTCGTCAACCGCGTCGCCGACGAGAACGTGCCGGTCGAGGAACTGGTCCGCAACGCCGTCGAGGAGCTCGAAAAGCTCGAACCCAAGCGCAATCCAATGATCCCGCTGCCCGACCAGATTTTCGGCCCGGGGCGCAAGAATAGTGCGGGTGTCGACCTGACCGACCCGCTGGTGCGCGTGCCGCTGATGGAACGGCTCAACCAGATGCGCGAGCTGACCCACGAGGCGCAGCCGACCGAGCGCGCCAAGGGCGAACACCCCGTTCGCCGCATCACCAGCCCGCATGACGACCGCATCGAGGTCGGCGTGGTCCACGAAGCCACCGAGGGCGCGATCGACCGCGCGATGGAGGCCGCTGCCGACGCGCAGCCTGCCTGGGACCAGCTGGGCGGCAGAGCGCGTGCCGACATGCTCGACAAGGCCGCCGACCTGTTCGAGCGCGATGCCGAGCTGCTCTTCTCCATGTGCATTCGCGAAGCGGGCAAGACGCTCCCCGACGCCGTGCTCGAAGTGCGCGAGGCGGTCGACTTCCTGCGCTATTACGCCTCCGAAGCGCGCGCTAAGTTCACCCACGCCATCCCGCTGCCCGGGCCGACCGGAGAGACCAACGAACTGCGCCTGCACGGCCGCGGCGTCTGGGTCACGATCAGCCCGTGGAATTTCCCGCTCGCCATCTTCACCGGCATGCTCTCGGCCGCGCTGGCGGCGGGCAATGCGGTACTGGCCAAGCCTGCCGAGCAGACCCCGCTGATCGCCGCGCATGCTATCCGGCTGATGCACGAAGCGGGCATCCCGGAAAACATCTGCCAGCTCATGCCGGGCGACGGCAAGGTCGGGGCCGAACTGGTCGCGCATCGCCTGACCGCCGGCGTCGCCTTCACGGGCTCGACCGAAACGGCACGGATCATCGCCCGCACGCTCGCGGAAAAGACCGATGGGCCGATCGTGCCGCTGATCGCCGAGACGGGCGGCCAGAACGCGATGATCGTCGATTCCAGCGCGCTCCCCGAGCAGGTGACGCGCGACGTCGTCTCGTCGTCGTTCCAGTCGGCGGGCCAGCGCTGCTCGGCGCTCCGCGTGCTCTACATCCAGGACGATGTCGCCGACGAGATGCTGCGCATGATCGCGGGCGCACTCGAAGCGCAGACCATCGGCGATCCGCGCGACCTGCGCACCGATGTCGGCCCGGTGATCGATGCCGGCGCACGACAGGCGCTGCGCCGCCATCTCGACTGGCTCGAACATCACGCCAAGCCGATCATGGTCCGCGAGCTGCCCACGGGCACCGAACATGGCTATTTCGTCCCGCCCGCAATGTACGAGATCGAGCATCTCTCGCAGTTGACGCAGGAGAATTTCGGGCCGATCCTCCACGTCATCCGCTGGAAGGCGGGCGACCTGCCCAAGGTCGTCGAGGCGATCAATTCGACCGGCTACGGGCTCACGCTCGGCCTCCAGAGCCGCATTGACACGACCCGCCGCTACGTCGAGAAACATGCCCGCGTCGGCAATCTCTACGTCAACCGCAACCAGATTGGCGCAGTCGTGGAATCGCAGCCCTTCGGGGGCGAGGGCCTGTCGGGCACGGGTCCCAAGGCAGGCGGCCCCAACTATGTCGAGCGCTTCGCCACCGAACGCGTCACCTGCATCGACACGACGGCCGCGGGCGGCAACGCATCGCTGATGGCGGCGATCGAGGGGTAGGCGCAAAAGTCACTTGAAACGCGTGACGAGCGCGCTATACGGCCTCCCACGCCTTCGGGTTGCTCCCCGATAGCTCAGCGGTAGAGTAGGTGACTGTTAATCACTTGGTCGTTGGTTCGAATCCAACTCGGGGAGCCATTTTTCGCAAAGCACCGAATGAAAGAGCGTGAACGCAGTGAGCGTTCTTGCATGAGAGATGCTGCGCGCGGACGGCCAGCGCGCAGCGACTGGTCCGACGGGGTCAGGCCGCCCTGACCCCAGCCTTAGCTCACAGCGAACTGTTCGAGCGCGATCCGCTCGTCGAGCGCGTGATCGGGATCGAACAACAGGGTCAGCTGCCGCTCGCGATCAAGCGTGACCGACACCTTGGCGACGTCGCGCACCTCATAATAGTCGGCAACCGCCGCCACGCGCCGGTCCTCGGGATCCTTGACGGTAAAGTTCACCGCCGTGTCCTCGGGCAGGATCGCGCCGGGCCAGCGACGCGGACGAAACGGCGAGATCGGGGTCAGCGCCAGCATA
This genomic interval carries:
- the putA gene encoding bifunctional proline dehydrogenase/L-glutamate gamma-semialdehyde dehydrogenase PutA, producing MIDRNALRHAYRPEENALVSERLNQARLSKAQAGEAEAMARTLVSAVREHKAAGIDAFMQAYDLGSDEGIALMCLAEALLRVPDAETADDLIADKLAGPDWAERLGGSKSTFVNAATFSLLLTGEVLEKANDRSENWQAAIGRAVGRLGEPVIRTAVNQAMKILGKQFVFGRTIGEALRRAKPEQRKGWSHSFDMLGEAAKTYADAERYAQAYERAIEEIAKVAKGGVREAPGISVKLSALHPRYEWSHGEEAKAAILPVLKKLCAKAAAADVHLTIDAEEADRLELQLDLVEAIVEADEIFASGWEGFGLAIQAYQKRGLEACDWIIRLARQYDRKLMVRLVKGAYWDTEIKLAQVAGLTDYPVFTRKLATDVSYLACVKLLMTAQDCIYPAFATHNANTIAQVKAIAGPRQGRPGFEFQRLHGMGTELYEELHKLEEGIGEEHTPIRLYAPVGSHKELLAYLVRRLLENGANSSFVNRVADENVPVEELVRNAVEELEKLEPKRNPMIPLPDQIFGPGRKNSAGVDLTDPLVRVPLMERLNQMRELTHEAQPTERAKGEHPVRRITSPHDDRIEVGVVHEATEGAIDRAMEAAADAQPAWDQLGGRARADMLDKAADLFERDAELLFSMCIREAGKTLPDAVLEVREAVDFLRYYASEARAKFTHAIPLPGPTGETNELRLHGRGVWVTISPWNFPLAIFTGMLSAALAAGNAVLAKPAEQTPLIAAHAIRLMHEAGIPENICQLMPGDGKVGAELVAHRLTAGVAFTGSTETARIIARTLAEKTDGPIVPLIAETGGQNAMIVDSSALPEQVTRDVVSSSFQSAGQRCSALRVLYIQDDVADEMLRMIAGALEAQTIGDPRDLRTDVGPVIDAGARQALRRHLDWLEHHAKPIMVRELPTGTEHGYFVPPAMYEIEHLSQLTQENFGPILHVIRWKAGDLPKVVEAINSTGYGLTLGLQSRIDTTRRYVEKHARVGNLYVNRNQIGAVVESQPFGGEGLSGTGPKAGGPNYVERFATERVTCIDTTAAGGNASLMAAIEG